GGAGGTCGCGAGACCAGCTACACAATCGGAACCAGTAGAGCCGGGGCCGACGGCTAGAAGGCCGATGAAGCTGCCGACCATCGAGCTGCCGAAGATAAAAGGCCATGTCAAGGAGTGGTTGCCCTTTTGGGGGCAATTTAAGAAAATTCATAATGACGCGACAATAAGCAGGGAGGATAAATTTATCTATCTGCTGAGAGCCGCTGTGCCGGGTTCGAAGGCGCATGAAATTGTAAGCAGTTTTCCACTCGCAGCCGAAAACTATGAAAAGgcgataaaaaagttgaaaaatcgtTTTGGTCGTGACGAGGTGGTTGTGGAGTTTTACGTGCGCGAGCTGTTAGAATTGGTACTGCAAAATGCCGTCGGCGCGAAGGGCGACGAGCGAGTGTCGTTGTCCAGTATATATGACAAAGTAGAGTCGTACATCCGCGCGCTAGAGACGCTAGGAGTGACAACGGACAAGTGTGCGGCCATGCTGTATCCGTTGGTGGAGTCGTCCCTGCCAGAAGAGGTTCTACGCGCGTGGCAACGCAGTGGCATACAGCGGGGGCCATCGACGCCAATGGACAACCGGAGACAAAGGATAAGCTCGAGCGGCTTCTCGAATTTCTACAACAAGAAGTCGAAAACGAAGAACACATCGAGATGGCGCTGACGGGGTTTCGAGCGGGCACGGAATCTGATCGAGCAAAGAAGCCGAAGGGTAAAGTAGAACACACGCGAGAAGCGCCTAGCGCTAGTGTTCTTTTCGTaggaaaaaacatcgaaaaaagtGAGTGTTGCATCTTTTGTAAATCGGCGCACGAAAGCCAAGACTGTGACGCGGCGCGTAAATTAGATTTAGATGAGAGGAGAAATACGGTTAAAAAAGAGAAcgcgtgtttttactgtttgaagCGGGGTCACATGGCGAAAAAATGTAGGGTTAGAATCAAGTGCGGTTGGTGTTCGCGACGGCATGTCTTGCTGATGTGTCCGAATGTCGGGTCGAGAGAGAATGTTCGGGAGCCGAAAGCGAGCGAAAATGAAAGGAAGCCAGTTAATGAGAATAATCTGGCCGCGTTGTGTGAATCTCCGTCGGTTTGTTTGCAAACGTTGCGGATTAAATTGTTTTCCGAGTCGAAGGAGAAAATCGTCCGGGCGGTGATTGATACGGCGTCGCAGCGCTCATATGTTCGTACGAACGTCGCGAGAGAACTAGGTTATGTAGCGATAGGAAAACAGGAAGTGACACATTCTCTGTTCGGCGGCGTTAAGACGGAAAGCAAAGTGCACGACATGTTTCGGATACGTATGAGGAGCGTAGATAATTCTTACGCGTGTAATTTTGCAGCAATGAATCAAGACACTATTTGCGATAcgattccaagtgtcaaacaAGAAACGTGGGTAGATGAGTTGCGTAGCCGAAACATTCGTTTGACCGACATAGGTCAGGAAAGCAGTCCCATAGACGTTCTCATTGGGGCGGACGTAGCTGGAAAGCTGTTAACGGGAAAAAAGTGCGAATTGCGGAATGGTCTCGTTGCGCTCGAAACCAGCCTGGGCTGGACGGTCATTGGGAAGCTGCCGGGTACAGCTGTTCGAAATGGCGCGGCGGTAATGATTACGTCGATGTACGTGCAAGAGGCCGATCTATCCGATCTGTGGCGTTTAGATGTTGTCGGGATTACAGATCCCATAGAAAAGGTAGATAAAACGCTCCGTAACAAGGAGACGCAGGATTTTTTGCAGAAAACGGCACGGTTGACCTCGGGCGGTCGATATGAAGTGAGATTGCCGCTCAAAGAGAATCATACGCTCATGTCCAGCAATTTTGAAATTTCACGCAGTAGGTTGGCGCGAACAGTAGAAAAGCTTAACACCCAAAATTTGTTCCGCGCGTATGACGGGGTTTTTAAACATGGGTGTCGGAAGGCATTATAGAAGAAGTTGCGGAGATCGAGAAGGCGGATTTCAGTCACTATTTACCACATCGTCCGGTAGTCAAGCCGTACGGTACCACGAGGATCAGACCCGTTTTTGACGCGTCGGCATGCAAGAAGGGAGATCCCTCGTTAAACCAGTGCCTTGAGAAGGGACCCAATTTAATTGAATTAGTGCCTACGGCGTTGAATAGGTTCCGGGAAAATGAAATAGGCGTGGTATCGGATATAAAAAAGGCGTTTTTGCAAATAGCCATTAATGAAGCGGATCGAGATTTACTTCGGTTTCTGTGGATAGAAAACggggaaataaaaatattccgtCACTGCCGCGTCGTGTTTGGGTTGGCGTGCAGTCCGTTTTTGTTGGCGGCAATTATCGAATTATTGTTAACAACCGTATTAGATAAAGCAAAAACGAGAGAGACTCTGGCGTAGACGGTCGAGTCTGTAGAAAAGTTGAGGCGCGCATTTTACGTGGACAATTGTGTCACGAGCGTTGAGTCAGAAAGCGAATTAAAAAAGTTTGAAGCAGAAGCCAAATCCATTATGGCAATGGGAGGTTTTGATCTCCGAGGATGGGAGAGCTCGGGGGATTTTATGGGGGCGGAAGCGTCTTTAGTTTTGGGGCTTTTGTGGAATAAGAGAACCGACGTAATTTCCATAAACCCAGCGGTCTTGGACATGAAGAAGCCTGAGACCGTTACGAAGAGATCGATGTTGTCCGCGTCATACCGAGTTTTAGATCCTATTGGTTTCACGTGCCCCGCATCGTTATTGCCGAGAAAGCTGTTGCGGGATTTGTGGTCGGAAAAGATAGGCTGGGATACCAGGATAGACGACAAGAGGCGCGAAACCTTCAACTCATGGTTGGACGAATTGAACTCgttaaaagaaattcaaatacCGCGAAAGCTTGGTAAGGGTAGTGTAACACTGCATACGTTCTGCGATGCCAGCGGTGAGGCTTACGCGGCGGTCGTTTTCGCGCGAATTGAAGGCGAGGGGGTGGTTAACGTGCGTCTTATGAGTGCTAGATCGCGCATAGCTCCGAAGACAGCAACCATTCCGCGATTGGAATTAATGGCCGCAACGATTGGTGTCCGGTTGGCAAGAGCGGTGTTAGATTCGTTAACGCGGGAAGTGCAACAAGTCACGTATTGGTCAGACTCAACGACGGTACTGGCTTGGATAAAACGCGATATTCAGTGAGGAGCGTTCGTTTTTAACCGGGTAAAGGAAATCAGAGACGCCTCGTCGAGAGAAAGATGGAGATACGTACCCGGTGATCGTAACCCGGCGGACCTCCCTTCACGCGGTCGTAGTCCTTCGCAATTATTGGAATCACAGTGGTGGTTGGGCCCGGAATGGCTGTACGGGGCAGAATCGGAATGGCCGGTTTCGCGACATAACGTGGACGAGGAGGAGATAAATAGGGAAGTAAAAAGGTCGCTGGTACAGATGCTGAGCGTGGAGAATTCGGAATTCGTTTATGGCGATCACTTTTCGTCCTATGAGAGACTCATTCGGGCCGCGGCGTGGATGCACAGATTCTTAGGAAACTGTAGATGTCGAACGTTGTCGGGGGAGGATCCGGGGGTCGGTCGGAGAATAATCGGGAAACGTGAGCGAAAGGAGCTTCGAGTGACGCTAAAAGAGATAGAAgcggcagaaataaaattattaaagtatgTACAAGAGCAAATGTTCGGCGGGGCCGCAAAGGAGAAATTATCGGCTTTTAAAACATTACGAGATGAAAACGGTTTAATTATCTTGAAAACGAAAATCTTTAATCGTGACGACGATTTTAGGTTTTTATGCCCGATACTGCTCGACAACAAGCACGAAATCGTGCACATGTTGGTGCGAGAAACACATGAAAACTGGGTCACGCCGGAACACTTATTGTCATGAGTAATTTACGAGAGAAATTTTGGATCATCTCTTTGCGCAAAGTAACCAAAACAGTCATCGAGAGATGTGTAGTTTGCCAGAGACAGAGAGTGAAGTACATGCGGTGTGAACCCCCTCCTTTACCTGTTCATCGAGTCCGCGACGCGTCTATTTTCGAAGTAATCGGTGTAGATTTTGCGGGCCCATTATTTATGCGGAGCGGGGGGAAGGGGTGGATTTGTATTTTCACATGTGCAATTTACAGAGCGGTACATCTGGAACTGGCTTCGTCGTTGTCGACCGACGGGTTTTTGGAATGTTTTAGGAGATATGTTGCAAGACGGGGTCGTCCTAGATGTGTATATAGTGATAACGGTACTAATTTTGCGGGGACGGCAAACGCGCTCGGAAGACTGGACTGGGAGAAGGTTGCAAAACACAGTTCGGCGCTCAGAATTGAGTGGATTTTTAACCCTCTCTCAGCGCTTTGGTGGGGCGGATGGTGGGAGAGGCTCATTGGGGTAGTAAAAACAATTTTGAGAAAGGTGCTAGGAAAAGCAAATCTGACTTACGAGGGCCTGACGACGACGTTATGCGATGTCGAGGCAATTATCAATTCGCGACCGCTAACATACATGGCGGAAGAGTCGAGCGATCTCAAGCCGTTGACACCCGCAATGTTTTTGCAGGAGATCCGAGAGATCGGAGTTCCAGATTTAGATATGCTATGGCACAGGAAGTTAAACACAAAATTTAGAAATAGGCTGAAACTTTTCGAGGACTTAAGAGCAAGATTTCGTAGTGAGTATCTGGGTCAGCTGGTGCTAAAAAAGGATAAAAAAGAAACGCGGGAAATAATGATTGGAGACGTCGTTTTAATCGGAGATGACAATACCAGACGCATAGATTGGCCACTTGCACGCGTAGTTGATAAGTTTATAAGTCGTGATGGCGAAAGCCGGGTGTTtatgttgaaaacaaaaacCGGGATTCTTAAGAGACCGGTGCAGAGAGTGTACCCGTTAGAGATACCAAGAGAAGAGACAGCGTTTGCGGAAAATTTGAGAGCTAGAGCGCAGTTAGATAAGTGTGGGAATAAACCGGACTGTAAACCAGTGCAGACGAGTAATAGTTCTAAGCAGAAGAGGAGTGAGGCACA
This genomic stretch from Lasioglossum baleicum chromosome 4, iyLasBale1, whole genome shotgun sequence harbors:
- the LOC143208144 gene encoding uncharacterized protein LOC143208144, coding for MAKKCRVRIKCGWCSRRHVLLMCPNVGSRENVREPKASENERKPVNENNLAALCESPSVCLQTLRIKLFSESKEKIVRAVIDTASQRSYVRTNVARELGYVAIGKQEVTHSLFGGVKTESKVHDMFRIRMRSVDNSYACNFAAMNQDTICDTIPSVKQETWVDELRSRNIRLTDIGQESSPIDVLIGADVAGKLLTGKKCELRNGLVALETSLGWTVIGKLPGTAVRNGAAVMITSMYVQEADLSDLWRLDVVGITDPIEKVDKTLRNKETQDFLQKTARLTSGGRYEVRLPLKENHTLMSSNFEISRKEVAEIEKADFSHYLPHRPVVKPYGTTRIRPVFDASACKKGDPSLNQCLEKGPNLIELVPTALNRFRENEIGVTVESVEKLRRAFYVDNCVTSVESESELKKFEAEAKSIMAMGGFDLRGWESSGDFMGAEASLVLGLLWNKRTDVISINPAVLDMKKPETVTKRSMLSASYRVLDPIGFTCPASLLPRKLLRDLWSEKIGWDTRIDDKRRETFNSWLDELNSLKEIQIPRKLGKGSVTLHTFCDASGEAYAAVVFARIEGEGVVNVRLMSARSRIAPKTATIPRLELMAATIGVRLARAVLDSLTREVQQVTYWSDSTTEIRDASSRERWRYVPGDRNPADLPSRGRSPSQLLESQWWLGPEWLYGAESEWPVSRHNVDEEEINREVKRSLVQMLSVENSEFVYGDHFSSYERLIRAAAWMHRFLGNCRCRTLSGEDPGVGRRIIGKPLWWGGWWERLIGVVKTILRKVLGKANLTYEGLTTTLCDVEAIINSRPLTYMAEESSDLKPLTPAMFLQEIREIGVPDLDMLWHRKLNTKFRNRLKLFEDLRARFRSEYLGQLVLKKDKKETREIMIGDVVLIGDDNTRRIDWPLARVVDKFISRDGESRVFMLKTKTGILKRPVQRVYPLEIPREETAFAENLRARAQLDKCGNKPDCKPVQTSNSSKQKRSEAQNCEQYVKTTRGGRIVKKPERLGLKIEAAGAGSLRDVNEKHLVLVRLPHDEHVARTFITRLHALWHYSY